A section of the Asticcacaulis sp. EMRT-3 genome encodes:
- a CDS encoding glycoside hydrolase family 3 C-terminal domain-containing protein → MAKPLTHLTSLCSLMAMALIGMALPAAAQTAYPFRNPDLPAAQRIDNILSLMTVDEKIDALSTNSAVPRLGIPSFGSSEGIHGVVQRGNAQRGLAPVTTTQFPQPPGMGETWDPDLVRQAGGVEGYEGRYITQTTASYHHPILMLWGPQADLARDPRWGRGEEVYGEDPFLNGTMVAAFAHGLQGDDPHYWQAASLMKHFLANSNENGRGSSSSNFDARLFHEYYAVPFRMGFEDGGARGVMASYNAWNGTPMAVNPVLQSLVIDQWGADVISSDGGAVTNLVKLYKRYPTQEAAVVACLKAGINQFLDTYKDEVHAALKDGSLTEADLDTALRRKFRVTLKLGLLDPPDRVPYASIGSGSEPWTTAKDQDISKQMALESVTLLKNADAFLPLDRTKLKSVAVIGPLADSVHWDWYGGLPPHAVTPLEGIKALLGPGVIVHYAAGGDAAIAAAKASDVAIVVVGNDPTCGPDMAHDWIADGTKPCADPGDGREGRDRVTLALAQESLVKQVMAANPKTVMVLVSSFPYTITWSQGHVPAILHMTHASQDEGTALASVIFGDYNPGGHLTETWPASEAQLPPMMDYNIRHGRTYMYFSKGNWGQPLYPFGYGLSYTTFHYSHLRSDQVQLARDGALNVSVDVSNTGARAGDTVVQLYVQHPHSKVSRPERELEGFKRVHLAAGANQTVTIPLKAAQLAYWDEAQNRFVVETETVRLVVGQSSTDPGETMDIAVQ, encoded by the coding sequence ATGGCCAAGCCCCTGACTCATCTGACCAGCCTGTGCAGCCTTATGGCGATGGCTCTGATAGGGATGGCCCTGCCCGCCGCCGCGCAAACCGCTTACCCCTTCCGGAATCCTGACCTGCCTGCCGCCCAGCGCATCGATAATATCCTGTCGCTGATGACGGTCGATGAAAAGATCGACGCGCTCAGCACCAATTCCGCCGTGCCGCGCCTTGGCATTCCCAGCTTTGGCTCTTCGGAAGGCATTCATGGCGTGGTGCAGCGCGGCAATGCCCAACGCGGATTGGCCCCTGTCACGACGACGCAATTTCCGCAGCCGCCGGGCATGGGCGAAACCTGGGACCCCGATCTGGTGCGTCAGGCGGGCGGGGTCGAGGGCTATGAGGGCCGCTATATCACCCAGACCACGGCCAGCTATCACCATCCGATCCTGATGCTGTGGGGGCCGCAGGCCGATCTGGCGCGCGATCCGCGCTGGGGACGCGGCGAAGAGGTGTATGGCGAAGACCCGTTCCTCAATGGCACCATGGTGGCGGCCTTCGCGCACGGTTTGCAGGGCGATGACCCGCATTACTGGCAGGCGGCATCGCTGATGAAGCACTTTCTGGCCAATTCCAATGAAAATGGCCGTGGCTCGTCTTCTTCGAATTTCGATGCGCGCCTGTTCCATGAATATTACGCCGTGCCGTTTCGCATGGGCTTTGAAGACGGCGGGGCGCGCGGCGTCATGGCCTCCTATAATGCGTGGAACGGCACGCCGATGGCGGTCAATCCCGTGCTGCAAAGTCTGGTGATCGACCAGTGGGGCGCCGATGTCATATCGAGCGATGGCGGAGCGGTGACCAATCTGGTCAAGCTCTATAAGCGCTACCCGACGCAGGAAGCTGCCGTGGTGGCCTGTCTGAAGGCGGGTATCAACCAGTTTCTCGACACCTATAAGGATGAGGTGCACGCCGCCCTGAAGGACGGTTCGCTGACAGAGGCCGATCTCGATACCGCCTTGCGCCGTAAGTTCCGCGTCACACTGAAACTGGGCCTGCTCGATCCGCCCGACCGCGTGCCTTATGCGTCGATTGGCTCAGGGTCGGAACCGTGGACGACGGCTAAGGATCAGGACATCTCGAAACAGATGGCGCTCGAATCGGTGACGCTTCTGAAGAATGCCGATGCGTTTTTGCCGCTCGACAGGACGAAGCTGAAATCGGTGGCGGTGATCGGGCCGCTGGCCGACAGTGTCCACTGGGACTGGTATGGCGGGCTGCCGCCCCATGCCGTCACTCCGCTTGAGGGCATCAAGGCCCTGCTCGGCCCCGGTGTGATCGTTCATTATGCTGCTGGTGGCGATGCGGCCATTGCGGCGGCGAAGGCGTCCGATGTGGCTATTGTGGTGGTCGGCAATGACCCGACCTGCGGGCCCGATATGGCGCATGACTGGATCGCCGACGGCACCAAGCCGTGCGCCGATCCCGGCGATGGCCGCGAGGGCCGCGACCGTGTGACGCTTGCTTTAGCGCAGGAATCTCTGGTCAAGCAGGTGATGGCGGCCAATCCGAAAACCGTCATGGTGCTGGTGTCGAGTTTCCCCTACACGATTACCTGGTCGCAGGGCCATGTACCGGCAATCCTGCACATGACGCACGCCTCGCAGGACGAGGGCACGGCCCTGGCCAGCGTCATTTTCGGCGATTATAATCCGGGCGGCCACCTGACCGAAACCTGGCCCGCTTCGGAGGCGCAACTGCCGCCGATGATGGACTATAATATCCGTCATGGCCGCACCTATATGTATTTCAGCAAGGGCAACTGGGGCCAGCCCCTCTATCCGTTCGGCTATGGGCTTAGCTATACCACCTTCCATTACAGCCATCTGCGCAGCGATCAGGTGCAACTGGCCAGGGACGGCGCGCTCAATGTCAGCGTCGATGTCAGCAATACGGGCGCGCGCGCCGGCGATACGGTGGTGCAACTCTATGTTCAGCATCCGCATTCGAAAGTATCGCGTCCCGAGCGCGAACTGGAGGGTTTCAAGCGCGTCCATCTGGCGGCGGGCGCAAACCAGACGGTGACGATTCCGCTGAAAGCCGCCCAGCTTGCCTATTGGGATGAGGCGCAGAACCGGTTTGTTGTTGAGACGGAAACCGTGCGGCTGGTGGTGGGGCAATCCTCGACCGATCCGGGCGAGACAATGGATATAGCGGTACAATAA